The following nucleotide sequence is from Carassius carassius unplaced genomic scaffold, fCarCar2.1 SCAFFOLD_64, whole genome shotgun sequence.
ATGGCCTGAGGCCATCATATATTTTTGGAATGAGGTATTAGCATCTGTAGCACTATGAGCTGGAGGGACTGTCTCCACGTCTTCCCACGCTAGCATTCTCTACTTCATTAGTAACACACTGATTTTCTGTTGAACACTCCAAAActactttgacacaatctgtaatgtataaataaaggtgactagaCTTGACTTTAGTCTGTAGAATGTGAGCATCCCTGCCCCACACTAAAGTTTGGACCATGCCCCTTAAGCAGAGAGATCAGCAGAGAGTAACTTCATTTGATTGTTTACAGGACCTAACTCAACACATCTGGAATGGCTTCCCAAGCTTGACTGAGGTTGTCGAGGGGCCAAAGTGTTTTGAACAGCAGATCGCTGCACTGAGGCAGAAAGTTGACTTGGATGTTACTGTGAAGTGAAGAAGTGCTCTCtttgcaaaggtttttttttattattattttgtctgctATTAAAAGCACTGGGCAGCATGGCTTTATGCACATTTAGTGGGGCAGCCCCATTGTTTACTACAAACACAAAGCGTCCAAAGCCTGACATGTAACAGTTGGTTTGAAATCAAACGTGAAAATTATCAGAGGGAGGTCCAGCCACAGTGGGACATAGCACTCTTCTTTTCACCCTTAATGTAACAGTAGGCAGTATATGTCGCTTTGGGTTGAGGCTCAGCAGATGATGGTGCCGGCATCGTGGGCTTCATTGGTGGAAGCCTCTGGTGATTTTAAGCAGCTACTGAGCTGGATTGCTTGGGCAGGAAGTAAAGCAGAAAAGTGCTTCTGGCCTGCAGTGAATTGCTCAGCAAAACCTTCCACCAATTGAACAAACGGACCAGTGAGGGAGACTAGGAAGTTGAGGAAGGCAGCTTTGTCAGCCGCCTTGATCTTAGATTTAAATATAGGTGGTGCTCAAAGACCACCAAGTTGGCcattgtctttgtggtgctcacaGACTCCTGAAGAGTGTGGGGTCATTTAGGCACACAGGACCTGCATTGCCATGAACTCAATTGCACCAGCCTgttaaaccatttttttcttcCTGCAAGGCTTTTGGGAGGAAGACAACAGGAGAGCATGAGGGGCGGGAATGCCTTCTTTAAAGAAAGAGATCCGTGAGTGGAGCTGTGAGAGCATACTCTCGCAGTGAGAGCAACTTGTCTCAGTGAGCATGACTTCTGCATAAGCTTTCCCCCATAGAGGCCACACACTCAACATGCTTATCCGAGGTATGCAGGGGTGCCCTGCATGCGCAACCATATTGATAAGGAAACTACATATATCCTGGCATGAGACAAGATAATTAGTTATCTAACCTGAAGATATGATGGCTTGTACATCAATCCTACTTTCTTGTAACTCTCCAGTTCTAAGGGACATTGAACATGAGACCAGATGAGCATCTGAGTGAGAGATggccatccagctgtggacagaAAACATTTTGTCTGTTCCAAGACTGTGAGATGATCCTCCAGGATGAAGAACCCTTCCATCAGCTGATGTCCATTTGATGTTGGGCTCTGGATACCAGCCACTGGACCTGCAGCTGATGTTCACACGCCCATCATCAAGAAGCTTTGGAATAAGCACAGGAGTGGATCCTAAACCTGGAGAAGAGAAAGATGTTCAGATAATCTCTATCCATCATCTTGAAGCAGTTGAACAAGTACATtacatcattatttatttaaacagtaaGATTTCTTCTCATTAATCAAacagaaacaaatattatttagatGTATTTAATGTTTGGCTGAAATATTGCTTTATGAACATGTAGATGCTTGCTAACCTTTGATTTTGAGAACCACCTCTTCTTTGCCATATGCACTTTCTCCACTCACATAACAATGAAATGAACCTTCATCCTGAAGTGTGAGTTTCTCCAGCCGTAGAGAGACGTCTCCATCCTTCAGTCCACCAGACTGATCTGACCGCAGAGTCAAAGAGCTTCGGTTCCTGTATGATTCCTCTTGGACGTCCTGGATCTTCCCATGATTATAGAGCAGAACAGTGTTGTTGAACTGATCGTGACGGTACCAGCGGATCTCCAGAGCTTCAGCGCTCTCAGCAGGAGAGATCCAGCAGGGAAGAATCACTGTAGATCCCACAGGAGCCACTATAGGATCACCAGGAACCAATACAGTCAATGACACTGAAAGACAGAGAGTTAAATATACTATGTATTAATTAAATGTACACATTGAATTAAGTACACTATGCAGATATAACAAAGCATGTGATAAGTgccatattcagacaaagaaacacagacaacagaacaacagacagcagaatGGAATTATTAGATTAAGGTTGTCTATGTAGGATATTTATGCAATGAATATACTGTTAAACATTCTTAATTAACGCATGTATAGCTGATGTGTGTGAGCTGATAAGGCACGCTGAGTGGATTGAGTGCACAATGGCGGAGTTGCGCAAGCTTGTCGAATGAATATACATTTCATCACTGCAAAGTTTGTAGTTCGGTCCGATATGTCAAAAACAAGTAAACCAGtgtaaaacaagtaaaacaatgcaCTAGTTACTTAACTGGAAGGagggagaaagagacagagagagcataCTCGCGGACTTCTGTTGTGTATatcgtaaaaaaagaaaatttatagGGGCATTCATTATAAAAATCATTTACTTTCAACCTTAGGTGCTTCTGCATTATATGAGTGGCTACGGAATATAAATCGCAGCACGTTtcaggtaaaaaacaaaaaaaacgcaACTTCTATTTGtgaaaaattgagatttataacaAGTGGTTCGCtgcattattacattacatttagctgacgcttttatccaaagcgacttacaattgctatatatatgtcagaggtcgcacacctctggagcaactaggggttaagcaacttgctcagggacacactggggTCTTACAGTGGATtggaacccgggtctctcacaccaaaggcatgtgtcttatccactgcgccaacaccaccccaccaCATTATTACAGCAAAGTGCATCATTACAGTACTAAGTTGCTGCAATGGAGAATCTATAATGCTATTAAATTACAGATGATGAACCATAGAGCAAAAGTAACAAAaacttgtaaaatacatttaatacatttactaCAGACAGTCATTGAGGCTAAGGGTTGCCCGACTAAGTATTGACAGTTGTGTAAATGCTGTGTCATACTAACAGCTGTCTTAATAGTTTTTgattgattgtaatccattacatacctttctatcaaagttatctaacattatcaatattatttttttccgaCACAATTTAACTATGAGTTcctatcatattttattaccatcttctaaactatagagaataatctgtgataatgtgaaataaataatgtCTGAATAAATTGGGTTTGAATGtatctatttaataaattaagttaacaAGCTAACATTATATAATCTTTTAGTTCATGtacccaatatttaaaaaatctacaaATCCAATAAAAATATTGGTATCGGTTCTCGCTATCgaaagtaccaaaaataaaagtattggtATTGTGTGAGTACTGGAAAAAGTggtattggtgcatccctagtctatatattaatttaatatttttaaggtGTGGTTTAAGGTGTGGTAAATTGCCCTAATATTGCTCAAATGTTTAGGTGGTTTTTCAAGCAATCCGAaaaaggaatatttcacaaaactgcaatagaaaaacatatttttccaCATTTAGAGGACAAATGGCTTGTGTAAAAATTCAAATGATCATTCTTCAATGTACTATAACCTCCAAGAGACACTCATGTGGCTGCTCTCCAGTATAAGGGGCTTTTATGCATCCATGCTACATTTCAGCTATATTAAACTCACTGTGTAAATGCATCCAAATACTACTTCACCTGCTTCTGTTTCTTCGGCAGTGGAAAGATCAATTTTGttcatactgatttcatttgatttgtaAAAGCCCTATAAGGTGTTATTATATTAAGTTCaactattaataaaatgtaaacatttatatgATAGATTAAGAAAATACCCCTAAATAAGCCtacaaaatctaattaaattaattttagtatGCAGTAACTTTAGTCATAAAAAATgtctcaaaaaagaaaattgtggCCAATGAAAATTCTGAGAGGCTAAATTTGGAAAACTACTAGCCACAGTGACTTGTGAGCACAAAAGTTCCCTCTCATAGGTTCACTTCAATGCGGAgaacagaggagaactggcccccaactgagcctggtttctcccaaggttttttctccattcttggTTCCTATGGCTTGCTTAGTctacatctacagcgatatcattgacttgattgcaaataaatgcacagacactatttaaactgaacagagatgacatcactgaattcaatgatgaactgcctttaactgtcattttgcattattgacacactgttttcctaatgaatgtttttcatttgctttgacgtaatgtattttgtttaaagtgctatataaataaaggtgacttgaattgacttgacttgacttgacttgagttgaccatcaacggtgcgactgtggagagagtgagcagcaccaagttcctgggtgtgcacatcacagaggacctctcctggactgaaaacacaacagcactggccaagaaatcacagcagcatctctacttcctccgcaaactgaggagagccagagccccggcccccatcatgtacaccttctacagaggcaccatcgagagcatcctgtcgagctgcatcactgtgtggtatggcgcctgcaacgcgtcctgccgaaagactctacaacgcatagtgagagcagctgagaagatcattggtgactctCTCCCTTCCCTTCAggacaacaatctccttcatcttcttcaCGTTCTTCTTCACCCAGGCGGGTGGCtcaagaggaagaggaaggggctcagcacacatcctgggggggccccagtgttcagcgtgatggtgctggatgtgttgctgccaacttgtactgcctgaggtcttccagtcagaaagtccaacagccagttgcacagcggaccagtttgtaaatgagctgttgagggatgattgtgttgaatgctgaactgaagtctatgaacagcattctgacgtatgagtcctttttgtccagattgaGCACTGAGTGGACAGCAGTGGCGATTGCATCATcagtcgaccggttggaccgctatgcaaactggaaggggtccggggggggggggggggggggggcttgatgtggtgcatgactagccattcaaagcacttcatgaggatgggagtaagtgcaacaggacggtagtcattgaagcaggatggagatggcttcttcagaactggaatgatggtggtagttttgaaacatgtgggaacaacagcctgactcagtgggatgttgaaaatgtctgtgaagacttCAGtaagttctgctgcacagtctttcagtacacgcccagggatgttgtcaggacccggagctttgcgtgcattgatcctgttGAACAGgatcagcgtcatcacctggtcgccgggaggaggtggagtcttctgtgcagtggagcTGTTTTGTTCCTCAAAGCGAGCGTttagctcgttcagcagagagatgctgttgtcacaggtccgtggtgggggcttgtagtccgtaatggtctgtatcccctgccacaggttcctagtgtctctgctgtcgctgaattgatgagctatcctcctggagtgctgtctcttagcctctctgatgccacgggacaggttggccctagctgttctcaggcccacctcatctccagctctgaaggcagcgttccgtgtcttcaggagtttgtagacctcccctgtcatccatggcttctggttggcctgggcagtgatggtttttgtgattgttacatcatcaatacacttgtttatgtaggcagtgacagtctctgagtactcctggaggtcagtggtgttattgcatgtggcagcctgcttaaacatgtcccagtcagttgtgtggaagcagtcttgaagaacctctgatgatccttctggccacactttaatctgtttgtaaactggtttggcgactttaatgagcggtctgtatgcaggcattagcataacagtgatgtggtctgaggctccgaagtgggggagggggagggctttgtaagctgctctctgtgtggtgtaaacaaagttcaaaatgttatttcctcgtgttggaaagttaatgtgttggtgtatttttggaaacacactctttaggtcagcatggttgaaatccccagctatgatgagaaaagtatcggggtgtgctgtctgctgctccctgatgtgctggtacagttcatttagtgcgtcgttcctgttgctgatgatgttgttCGGAGGAATGTAAACTGAGATGaccagtatattccctcggcagatagaacggccggcacttaataatcataaaccccaccaggggtgagcagtgtttgcagatcacaaccgCATCGcagcaccacgcgtcattgatgtaaacacaaagcccgccgccaCAGGTTTTTCCTCCCACGACAAGAGCTATGTGCAAAGACTTTAagagtctcaaatccaaagagatattctttatcaaagttaagactcatccacatcGCCCtaaacacctcgtttaaacacaacccacatctctacatcactgtgtgggaagattagcATAACATCACCCAAATGTTCATACAAAGAAACAAggagtaacttttattctctctgttgctgcCGGtgtcatgttgtggagacgctgtgtgtttcgttgtgaaagcaaaactactttgtttggttttccaaaagaggacaggactagaaatcagtggttaagattAAGATGTAtgtcaacactgttccagaacaggtCAACCCAAATAATCAGATGAGTGCAGCACATTTTACTGAAGACTGTTTCCTCTGAGAGTTGTCTTCATTgtcggtgtctgtttctataaagtgaggcAATAACAACTTCACAAGGACAGTCAgggcttctgactcacagtcaaaaaattataggattaaaattcAGACCCGTGGCtcttcatttctttatttatatataatttcaccATTTGTAAACAGATGTTAAATGTTCATTATTTCAGAAATATCAATtgcatttgtattaaaactatattcactgaatgtaatttaaaaagagagagagatagagagagagaatcaaATCAAGAATTAAATCAAATCGAGAGATCTGAACAGATAATGGCAAACCCTGTCTATAGAGGTAAAACAAATCAATCAACAAGGCAGGCTGCAATTCTCTCTTTAAATGTCTCTGAACCACTGTTCTTTTAGCTCTTATACACTGACAGTAGTCATTCTGGCGTTACAGTGCATTGGTTGGCAGAGAGAAAGTAATCTGCTTCACCTATAATATAACCTTGTCATGTCACCTTAAATCACCTTCCATAGACATATATCATATGTGATCCAGTGCCATAGTGTCCAAAACAAAGTGTTCACATAAATGAATTACTACTCGAATCTCGatacacagtgttggggagtaactagttacatgtaacggcgttacataatttaattacaaaattattgtaactgtaattagttacagttactacgaaaaaatgagtaattaaattacagttacttatgaaatttttaaagattacaaaggggattacatttgaatatttaaacacatccgcatacagatttaactgatttctttcccaaattgcactgactattctgagacatacgctcTAATAAttcccgggatgcggaaacacagtctggttcgtagaatccagtcataaaaacggaatgcctaacgaggacggaatgtgccacattttggatgactaaatcaaaagtaggtcagtacacttgaatcaaaacatgacatggactagtgtctgtgaatataaagccccaaaaatgcaatatatgactcctgcacgttctgcgtgtctgtggaaatcaggcgcggactggacaccgggagaaccgggacaattcccggtggcctggcagccgattttgccccactatttaatatcattattgtataattgcctgccgaatgtactaaagcgatcattttcgaatccgccatttgataattaaatttctaataagtcatgaagtgttagtcatgactcgcgcgctctccgcgcctccgccaaacggtttggatcagactcagagtaatcaatgcgagagagagagagagagagagagagagagagagacagagagagagagagagagagagagagtgagagagagagagagatagggagggagagagagagagagagagagagagagagggtcagaGAGAGgtagaggtagagagagagagagcgagagagagggagggagagagagagagagagagagagagagagagagagtgagagagagagagagagagggagggagagagagagagagagagagagagagagagagagggtcagagagagagagagagggagggagagagagagagagagagagagagagagagagagggtcagagagagaggtagaggtagagagagagagagagagagagagagagagggtcagagagagagagagggtcagaGAGAGgtagaggtagagagagagagagcgagagagagggagggagagagagagagagagagagagagagagagtgagagagagagagagagagggagggagagagagagagagagagagagagagagagtgagagagagagagagagagagatagggagggagagagagagagagagagagagagagggtcagaGAGAGgtagaggtagagagagagagagcgagagagagggagggagagagagagagagagagagagagagagagtgagagagagagagagagagggagggagagagagagagagagagagagagagagagagtgagagagagagagagagagggagggagagagagagagagagagagagagagagagagagggtcagagagagaggtagaggtagagagagagagagagagagagagagagggtcagagagagaggtagaggtagagagagagcgagagagagggagggagagagggagagagagagagagagagagagagagagagagagagagagagagagagagagagagagagtggactgctggagcagagaagctgaactcctgttcagggtttcaggtcagtttcatctgtaaagatgcttttttgtctttgttttttttttttatttaatcaagcagcagcacgttgctcatcagtcatcactcaaaatactatataaaggacatcgttattatctgttgtaatgttacagtagtaatttagctgaaaaaaaaatcagatttttttataggtttagggggagctacgacagacaacaacacaacccttacgaaaattaacattttaatatttaactataaatccagagaaaagggttactattgtttaactgtgataaccaaaaatgtaaaattattttacaaatgtatttatttaaaaataaatacaaatccatttgcaaaaaataaaaaaaaataaaaaaattcaacaaggttattttacttttatataggctaataaaagcatggtaatttttgtaagggaaaaacatgactcgtgtacactattaggatttttctataaagatattgtagtattgtagagtattgtattgtaaagtatagttttgttcaatcttgagtattaaagtcatgagagagatggataacggcaaaataaagagactgaagagaaaaatggaagtgaaggtgcagttcaggagagaacttttaattattttgcatgtccccaaattaaagatttaaaccttttttatgtcaggtccatacaaaaaatagttttgtccatgaatttgtttgtatgagtttgaattttccagtctgaatttttttcccaggccgcccctcctgtaaattaatggcaaagacatggtttcatttactacacataggcctactgaagctcacagtgttttcaacctctgccgccacaatataggagtacacaagcacataaacataatttctagaactgctctgtgtcacttcatgtgcattttacttattttgagaaaactatcatcatatacagagacagcagtttcaaaaaaacaccaatgtttcatgagtttattacacagaatacgtcacactcttattagataactgtatttaagttgatgtatatgcttttatttat
It contains:
- the LOC132137485 gene encoding butyrophilin subfamily 1 member A1 isoform X2, encoding MMWIIIPLLMNLFIETSVSLTVLVPGDPIVAPVGSTVILPCWISPAESAEALEIRWYRHDQFNNTVLLYNHGKIQDVQEESYRNRSSLTLRSDQSGGLKDGDVSLRLEKLTLQDEGSFHCYVSGESAYGKEEVVLKIKGLGSTPVLIPKLLDDGRVNISCRSSGWYPEPNIKWTSADGRVLHPGGSSHSLGTDKMFSVHSWMAISHSDAHLVSCSMSLRTGELQESRIDVQAIISSDSSGPWKALFLTFLICALLGLVGLILYKYRDKLTGKNPADPSK
- the LOC132137485 gene encoding butyrophilin subfamily 1 member A1 isoform X1; its protein translation is MMWIIIPLLMNLFIETSVSLTVLVPGDPIVAPVGSTVILPCWISPAESAEALEIRWYRHDQFNNTVLLYNHGKIQDVQEESYRNRSSLTLRSDQSGGLKDGDVSLRLEKLTLQDEGSFHCYVSGESAYGKEEVVLKIKGLGSTPVLIPKLLDDGRVNISCRSSGWYPEPNIKWTSADGRVLHPGGSSHSLGTDKMFSVHSWMAISHSDAHLVSCSMSLRTGELQESRIDVQAIISSDSSGPWKALFLTFLICALLGLVGLILYKYRDKLTGTIWQNDFIIKISNLIYPKSCHFMIF